A single window of Methylobacterium nodulans ORS 2060 DNA harbors:
- a CDS encoding MraY family glycosyltransferase — MSLAPLIAVPLAALAAAALILALHPLLVRYALARPNARSSHTVPTPQGGGIAVIAAALAVAGSLWPSPFGIEAAALCLAALGLGAVGAVDDIKPLPALPRLVLQAVAVGGVIAASGPRLWPDLPLGLEWGLSLLAGLWFVNLVNFMDGLDWMTVAETAPVLTALLVFGLAGFLPPEPTLAAGALLGGVLGFAPFNRPVARLFLGDVGSLPIGLILAWLLYRLAGEGGLAAAILLPLYYLADATLTLIRRLLAGEPVWQAHRTHYYQRATANGHRVPAVIGAVFVLNGALALIAGATLVWPSWPVITAALALGAGLVAALLRAFATPRALTVTA; from the coding sequence ATGAGTCTCGCGCCGTTGATCGCCGTTCCGCTCGCCGCGCTCGCCGCCGCCGCGCTGATCCTGGCCCTGCACCCGCTCCTGGTGCGCTACGCGCTCGCGCGGCCGAACGCGCGGTCGAGCCACACGGTGCCGACGCCTCAGGGCGGCGGCATCGCGGTGATCGCGGCGGCGCTTGCCGTCGCCGGGTCGCTATGGCCGTCTCCCTTCGGGATCGAGGCAGCCGCTTTGTGCCTTGCGGCCCTCGGCCTTGGCGCCGTCGGCGCAGTCGACGACATCAAGCCGCTCCCGGCGCTGCCGCGGCTCGTCCTGCAGGCCGTCGCGGTCGGCGGCGTGATCGCCGCCTCCGGCCCGCGCCTGTGGCCGGACCTGCCCCTCGGGCTCGAATGGGGGCTGTCGTTGCTCGCCGGGCTGTGGTTCGTGAACCTCGTCAACTTCATGGACGGGCTCGACTGGATGACGGTCGCGGAGACCGCCCCGGTCCTGACCGCGCTGCTCGTCTTCGGCCTTGCCGGGTTCCTGCCACCGGAGCCCACCCTGGCGGCCGGGGCGCTGCTCGGCGGGGTGCTCGGCTTCGCGCCCTTCAACCGCCCGGTGGCCCGCCTCTTCCTTGGCGATGTCGGCTCGCTGCCGATCGGGCTTATCCTCGCGTGGCTGCTCTACCGCCTTGCCGGGGAGGGGGGCCTGGCGGCCGCGATCCTGCTGCCGCTCTACTATCTCGCCGATGCGACGCTCACGCTGATCCGGCGCCTGCTCGCGGGCGAGCCCGTCTGGCAGGCCCACCGCACGCATTACTATCAGCGCGCCACGGCGAACGGGCATCGGGTGCCGGCGGTGATCGGCGCGGTCTTCGTGCTCAACGGCGCGCTGGCGCTCATCGCCGGCGCCACCCTGGTCTGGCCGTCCTGGCCGGTGATAACGGCGGCGCTGGCGCTCGGCGCCGGCCTCGTCGCGGCTTTGCTGCGCGCCTTCGCGACGCCGCGTGCTCTCACGGTGACCGCATGA
- a CDS encoding protein meaA, translating to MGDQAMGTAQRDKPWIIRTYAGHSTAAESNALYRRNLAKGQTGLSVAFDLPTQTGYDPDHELARGEVGKVGVSIAHLGDMRTLFKDIPLAQMNTSMTINATAPWLLSLYLAVAEEQGAPISVLQGTTQNDIIKEYLSRGTYVFPPAPSLRLTKDVILFTTKQVPKWNPMNVCSYHLQEAGATPVQELSYALAIAIAVLDTVRADPDFDEASFSEVVGRISFFVNAGLRFITEICKMRAFCDLWDEITRDRYGITDPKKRIFRYGVQVNSLGLTEQQPENNVHRILIEMLAVTLSKRARARAVQLPAWNEALGLPRPWDQQWSMRMQQILAYETDLLEFDDIFDGSKVIDAKVEALKAETRSELERIGALGGAVAAVETGALKRALVESNARRIAAIERGEQVVVGVNRFETGEPSPLTAGDGAIFTVSETVEMEAQQRIRAWRAERDAKAVARALDDLEAAARSGANIMPVSIACAKAGVTTGEWGERLREVFGEYRAPTGVTPETTTSGAAEEARLLIADLGERLGETPKLVVGKPGLDGHSNGAEQIALRARDVGFDVTYDGIRQTPDEIVAKARERGAHVIGLSILSGSHVPLVREVKARLRREGLDHVPVVVGGIISPEDELVLKNMGVAAVYTPKDYAMDTIMVGLAKVVEKALARREADSALPNREQVF from the coding sequence ATGGGCGATCAGGCGATGGGAACGGCGCAGCGCGACAAGCCGTGGATCATCCGCACCTATGCGGGGCATTCCACCGCTGCGGAATCGAACGCCCTCTACCGGCGCAACCTCGCCAAGGGGCAGACCGGCCTGTCGGTGGCCTTCGACCTGCCGACCCAGACCGGCTACGACCCGGACCACGAGCTCGCCCGCGGCGAGGTCGGCAAGGTGGGCGTCTCGATCGCGCATCTCGGCGACATGCGGACCCTGTTCAAGGACATCCCGCTCGCGCAGATGAACACCTCGATGACGATCAACGCGACGGCGCCCTGGCTCCTGTCGCTCTACCTCGCCGTCGCCGAGGAGCAGGGCGCCCCGATCTCGGTCCTGCAGGGCACGACGCAGAACGACATCATCAAGGAGTACCTGTCGCGCGGCACCTACGTGTTCCCGCCCGCGCCGAGCCTTCGGCTCACCAAGGACGTGATCCTGTTCACGACCAAGCAGGTGCCGAAGTGGAACCCGATGAACGTCTGCTCCTACCACCTGCAGGAGGCGGGGGCGACGCCGGTCCAGGAACTGTCCTACGCGCTCGCCATCGCCATCGCGGTGCTCGACACCGTGCGGGCCGACCCCGATTTCGACGAGGCCAGCTTCTCGGAGGTGGTCGGGCGCATCTCCTTCTTCGTCAATGCGGGCCTCAGGTTCATCACCGAGATCTGCAAGATGCGGGCCTTCTGCGATCTCTGGGACGAGATCACCCGCGACCGCTACGGTATCACGGACCCGAAGAAGCGCATCTTCCGCTACGGCGTGCAGGTGAACTCCCTCGGCCTCACCGAGCAGCAGCCTGAGAACAACGTCCACCGCATCCTCATCGAGATGCTGGCGGTGACGCTCTCGAAGCGCGCCCGCGCCCGCGCCGTGCAGCTTCCGGCCTGGAACGAGGCGCTCGGCCTGCCGCGCCCCTGGGACCAGCAATGGTCGATGCGCATGCAGCAGATCCTCGCCTACGAGACCGACCTCCTGGAATTCGACGACATCTTCGACGGCTCGAAGGTGATCGACGCCAAGGTCGAGGCGCTCAAGGCCGAGACGCGCTCGGAGCTGGAGCGGATCGGCGCGCTCGGCGGCGCGGTGGCGGCGGTCGAGACCGGCGCCCTCAAGCGCGCCCTCGTCGAGTCGAATGCCCGCCGCATTGCGGCGATCGAGCGCGGCGAGCAGGTCGTCGTCGGCGTCAACCGCTTCGAGACCGGCGAGCCCTCACCGCTGACCGCGGGGGACGGGGCGATCTTCACCGTCTCCGAAACCGTCGAGATGGAGGCCCAGCAGCGCATCCGCGCCTGGCGCGCCGAGCGCGATGCCAAGGCCGTGGCCAGGGCCCTCGACGACCTCGAGGCGGCAGCCCGCTCGGGCGCCAATATCATGCCGGTCTCGATCGCCTGCGCGAAGGCGGGCGTGACGACGGGCGAATGGGGAGAGCGCCTGCGCGAGGTGTTCGGCGAGTACCGGGCCCCCACCGGCGTGACTCCCGAGACCACCACCTCGGGGGCGGCCGAGGAGGCCCGCCTCCTCATCGCCGATCTCGGCGAGCGCCTCGGCGAGACGCCGAAGCTCGTGGTCGGCAAGCCCGGCCTCGACGGTCATTCGAACGGCGCCGAGCAGATTGCGCTCCGCGCCCGGGACGTCGGCTTCGACGTGACCTATGACGGCATCCGGCAGACCCCGGACGAGATCGTCGCCAAGGCGCGCGAGCGCGGCGCCCATGTGATCGGCCTGTCGATTCTGTCCGGCTCCCACGTGCCGCTGGTGCGCGAGGTGAAGGCGCGGCTGCGCCGCGAGGGGCTCGACCACGTGCCGGTCGTGGTCGGCGGCATTATCTCGCCGGAGGACGAGCTCGTCCTCAAGAACATGGGCGTGGCGGCGGTCTACACGCCGAAGGACTATGCCATGGACACGATCATGGTGGGCCTCGCCAAGGTGGTGGAGAAGGCGCTCGCCCGGCGCGAGGCCGATTCGGCGCTGCCGAACCGCGAACAGGTGTTTTGA
- the ccrA gene encoding crotonyl-CoA carboxylase/reductase, whose amino-acid sequence MGAGAAVQPIAGGAGQLKDLYEIGEIPPLGHVPAKMYAWAIRRERHGPPEQSMQIEVVPTWSIGDDEVLVLVMAAGVNYNGVWAGLGEPISPFDVHKAPFHVAGSDASGIVWAVGAKVKRWKVGDEVIVHCNQDDGDDEECNGGDPMFSPSQRIWGYETPDGSFGQFCRVQSRQLMKRPKHLTWEESACYTLTLATAYRMLFGHAPHTVRPGQNVLVWGASGGLGVFGVQLCAASGANAIAVISDESKRDYVMSLGAKGVINRKEFNCWGQLPKVNSPEYNEWLKEARKFGKAIWDITGKGNDVDIVFEHPGEATFPVSTLVVKRGGMVVFCAGTTGFNITFDARYVWMRQKRIQGSHFAHLKQAAAANQFVLDQRVDPCMSELFPWDKIPVAHTKMWKNQHAPGNMAVLVNSPKAGLRTFDDVLELSGSR is encoded by the coding sequence ATGGGTGCGGGCGCTGCGGTGCAGCCGATCGCCGGGGGTGCGGGTCAGTTGAAGGATCTCTACGAGATCGGCGAGATCCCGCCGCTCGGCCACGTGCCGGCCAAGATGTATGCCTGGGCCATCCGCCGGGAGCGCCACGGGCCGCCGGAGCAGTCGATGCAGATCGAGGTCGTGCCGACCTGGTCGATCGGCGACGACGAGGTGCTGGTCCTCGTGATGGCGGCCGGCGTGAACTACAACGGAGTCTGGGCGGGCCTCGGCGAGCCGATCTCGCCCTTCGACGTGCACAAGGCGCCGTTCCACGTCGCGGGCTCGGACGCCTCGGGGATCGTCTGGGCGGTCGGCGCCAAGGTGAAGCGCTGGAAGGTCGGCGACGAGGTCATCGTCCACTGCAACCAGGACGATGGGGACGACGAGGAGTGCAATGGCGGCGACCCGATGTTCTCGCCGTCGCAGCGGATCTGGGGCTACGAGACCCCGGACGGCTCCTTCGGCCAGTTCTGCCGGGTGCAGTCGCGCCAGCTGATGAAGCGGCCCAAGCACCTGACCTGGGAGGAATCCGCCTGCTACACCCTCACCCTGGCCACCGCCTACCGGATGCTGTTCGGCCATGCGCCCCACACGGTGAGACCGGGCCAGAACGTGCTGGTCTGGGGCGCCTCCGGCGGCCTCGGCGTGTTCGGCGTGCAGCTCTGCGCGGCCTCCGGCGCCAACGCCATCGCGGTGATCTCCGACGAGTCGAAGCGCGACTACGTCATGAGCCTCGGCGCCAAGGGCGTCATCAACCGCAAGGAGTTCAACTGCTGGGGCCAGCTCCCGAAGGTCAACTCGCCCGAATACAATGAGTGGCTGAAGGAGGCCCGCAAGTTCGGCAAGGCGATCTGGGACATCACCGGCAAGGGCAACGACGTCGACATCGTCTTCGAGCATCCGGGCGAGGCGACCTTCCCGGTCTCGACGCTGGTGGTGAAGCGCGGCGGCATGGTGGTGTTCTGCGCCGGCACGACCGGCTTCAACATCACCTTCGATGCCCGCTACGTCTGGATGCGCCAGAAGCGGATCCAGGGCTCGCACTTCGCCCATCTCAAGCAGGCGGCCGCGGCGAACCAGTTCGTGCTCGACCAGCGGGTCGATCCCTGCATGAGCGAGCTCTTCCCCTGGGACAAGATCCCGGTGGCCCATACCAAGATGTGGAAGAACCAGCACGCCCCCGGCAACATGGCGGTGCTGGTGAACTCGCCGAAGGCGGGTCTGCGCACCTTCGACGACGTGCTGGAACTATCCGGCTCGCGCTGA
- a CDS encoding helix-turn-helix transcriptional regulator — translation MAEVREDRLAATIDLFYEAAMQPERWPSALEAYGEALGADGALMLTGPEAPLSPTISEGVAEIVAIGLRDGWLADNPRIARGIPALINDPQGVVTESHLFTPQELDEIPFNAEYVARYGFRWFAGAYLVPDGNRSVILSAERRREREMYSHREIEQIERAVPHLQRAGQIAVRLAEARAHATLDAFEMMHCGAFLLDSSGAVLRMNPQAERHLGGGLAVVKGALLAQHRAANADLGRLIASAIHPGKPHEAPPLGALAVPRPEGPPLVLHAAPLARTTNDIFQRARAIIVVTDSAAGQKPGEALLRQAYGLTAAEARLANDLADGADLARVAAGLGITVATARTQLKAVFAKTGTHRQPELVALLTRMRP, via the coding sequence ATGGCGGAGGTGCGGGAAGATCGTCTCGCGGCGACGATTGATCTGTTCTACGAAGCTGCGATGCAGCCGGAGCGATGGCCCTCGGCCCTCGAAGCCTACGGCGAGGCCCTGGGGGCCGACGGGGCGCTGATGCTGACCGGCCCCGAGGCGCCGCTGTCGCCGACCATCTCGGAAGGCGTGGCGGAGATCGTGGCCATCGGCTTGCGGGACGGCTGGCTGGCCGACAATCCCCGCATCGCACGCGGCATCCCGGCGCTGATCAACGATCCGCAGGGAGTCGTCACCGAATCCCACCTCTTCACGCCGCAGGAGCTCGATGAGATCCCGTTCAACGCGGAGTATGTCGCCCGCTACGGCTTCCGCTGGTTCGCCGGCGCCTATCTCGTGCCGGACGGCAACCGCAGCGTCATCCTCTCGGCTGAGCGGAGGCGCGAGCGGGAGATGTACTCACATCGCGAGATCGAGCAGATCGAGCGCGCCGTGCCGCATCTCCAGCGCGCCGGTCAGATCGCGGTGCGGCTCGCCGAGGCGCGGGCGCATGCGACGCTCGACGCGTTCGAGATGATGCACTGTGGCGCCTTTCTCCTCGACAGCAGCGGCGCCGTGCTGCGCATGAACCCGCAGGCCGAGCGGCATCTCGGCGGCGGCCTCGCGGTGGTCAAGGGCGCGCTGCTCGCGCAGCACCGCGCGGCGAATGCGGATCTCGGGCGCCTCATCGCCAGCGCCATTCATCCCGGCAAGCCGCACGAGGCACCGCCGCTCGGGGCCCTGGCGGTGCCGCGGCCGGAGGGGCCGCCTCTCGTGCTCCATGCCGCCCCGCTCGCCCGGACCACGAACGACATCTTCCAGCGCGCCCGCGCCATCATCGTGGTCACGGATTCCGCCGCCGGGCAGAAGCCCGGCGAGGCGCTCCTGCGGCAGGCCTACGGCCTGACGGCCGCCGAGGCGCGGCTCGCCAACGATCTGGCGGATGGGGCCGATCTCGCGCGGGTCGCGGCCGGCCTCGGGATCACCGTGGCGACGGCGCGCACGCAGCTCAAGGCGGTCTTCGCCAAGACCGGCACGCACCGCCAGCCGGAACTCGTCGCCCTGCTGACGCGGATGCGGCCATAG
- the leuD gene encoding 3-isopropylmalate dehydratase small subunit has translation MEKFTVLEGVAAPLRIVNVDTDRIIPKQYLKTIERTGLGKGLFSEMRYRDDGSENPDFVLNQPAYRNAKILVAGDNFGCGSSREHAPWALADFGIRCIISTSFADIFFNNSAKNGILLITVSPEDLEKLFDDAERGANATLTVDLERQEIRGPDGGVLHFEIDPARKHNLLNGLDEIGLTLERAPAIEAYEAKLAERPWA, from the coding sequence ATGGAAAAGTTCACCGTTCTCGAAGGCGTCGCGGCACCGCTGCGGATCGTCAACGTCGATACCGATCGCATCATCCCCAAGCAGTACCTCAAGACCATCGAGCGCACGGGACTCGGCAAGGGCCTCTTCTCGGAGATGCGCTACCGGGACGACGGGTCGGAGAATCCGGACTTCGTTCTCAACCAGCCCGCTTACCGCAACGCCAAGATCCTGGTGGCGGGGGATAATTTCGGCTGCGGCTCGTCGCGCGAGCATGCCCCCTGGGCGCTCGCGGATTTCGGCATACGCTGCATCATCTCGACGAGCTTCGCCGACATCTTCTTCAACAACAGCGCCAAGAACGGCATCCTGCTGATCACGGTATCGCCGGAGGATCTGGAGAAGCTGTTCGACGACGCCGAGCGGGGCGCCAACGCGACGCTGACCGTCGACCTGGAGCGCCAGGAGATCCGCGGGCCGGATGGCGGCGTGCTGCATTTCGAGATCGATCCGGCCCGCAAGCACAACCTGCTCAACGGGCTCGACGAGATCGGCCTGACCCTGGAGCGGGCCCCGGCGATCGAGGCCTACGAGGCGAAGCTCGCCGAGCGGCCCTGGGCCTGA